In Trifolium pratense cultivar HEN17-A07 linkage group LG7, ARS_RC_1.1, whole genome shotgun sequence, a genomic segment contains:
- the LOC123893696 gene encoding protein unc-13 homolog, translating into MAAQLFRDLSLGHSKRESTSTPSPPLKIMPPRKPPTITDDLPSPLGQLSINLSDSQLTLTAYEIFVAACRTSSGKPLSSSVANSSSNNNNNNSHSDSSSQNSLAIQRSLTSTAASKVKKAFGLKSPGSGSKKSPGSGSGSGQGKPKRPLTVGELMRNQMRVSEAMDSRVRRALLRISAGQVGRRIESVVVPLELMQQLKSSDFTDQQEYDEWQKRTLKVLEAGLILHPYIPLDKSNSAAQRLRQIIHAALDRPIDTGKNNESMQVLRSAVMSLANRSYDGSLTDSCHWADGIPLNLRIYEMLLQSCFDVNDESSIIDDFDELMEQIKKTWGILGLNQTYHNLCFTWVLFHRFVATGQMDLELLSDADGQLAEVAKDAKTTKDSEYSKILSSTLTSIMGWAEKRLLAYHETFDRGNVETMEGIVSLGVAAAKILVEDISNEYRRRRRTEVNVARERIETYIRSSLRTAFAQIMEKADSSRRASRNQPNALPLLAILAKDVGSLAVHEKLEFSPILKRWHPLAAGLAVATLHACYGNELKQFISGITELSPDAVQVLRAADQLEKDLVQIAVEDSVDSDDGGKAIIREMPPYEAEGAIANLVKIWIKTRIDRLKDWVDRNLQQELWSPQANQEGYAPSSVEVLRLINETLDAFFELPIPMHPALLPDLMHGLDRCLQYYVTKSKSGCGSRNSFIPTMPALTRCTIGSKFQGFGKKKDKSPNSQKRNSQVATNGDSSFGIPQLCVRINTLQWILGEFDVLEKRIITLLRNSESAREEDFSNGLASKFELSPAACLEGIQQLCEAAAYRIVFHDLSHVLLDSLYVGDPSSSRIDPYLQELERNLMFISDSVHEKIRTRIITEIMRASFDGFLLVLLAGGPSRAFSRKDSQIIEDDFKFLKELFWANGDGLPSEIIDKFATPLRSILPLFRTDTETLIEQFRRITLETYKSSARSRIPLPPTSGQWNPSEPNTLLRVLCYRNDESASRFLKKTYDLPKKL; encoded by the exons ATGGCTGCTCAACTCTTCAGAGACCTATCATTAGGCCATTCCAAGAGAGAATCAACATCAACACCATCACCACCGTTAAAGATAATGCCACCTAGAAAACCACCTACAATCACCGACGATCTTCCTTCACCGCTCGGTCAACTTTCAATCAACCTCTCCGATTCACAGCTCACCTTAACCGCTTACGAGATCTTCGTCGCCGCATGTAGAACATCCTCCGGTAAGCCTTTAAGTTCTTCCGTTGCTAATTCCTcttccaacaacaacaacaacaacagccaTTCCGATTCATCGAGTCAGAACTCGTTAGCTATTCAACGATCTCTAACTTCTACCGCCGCCAGTAAGGTTAAGAAGGCTTTTGGTTTGAAATCTCCTGGTTCGGGTTCTAAGAAGAGTCCTGGTTCTGGTTCCGGTTCGGGTCAAGGTAAACCGAAACGGCCGTTAACGGTTGGTGAACTTATGAGGAATCAGATGAGGGTTTCTGAAGCTATGGATTCGCGTGTCAGACGTGCGTTGCTCAGAATTTCTGCTGGACAG GTTGGAAGAAGGATTGAGTCTGTGGTGGTTCCACTTGAGCTAATGCAGCAACTCAAATCTTCGGATTTTACCGATCAACAAGAGTATGATGAATGGCAGAAGAGGACTCTCAAGGTTCTGGAGGCTGGTTTAATTCTGCATCCTTACATACCTTTGGATAAATCCAACTCTGCTGCGCAGCGGTTGCGGCAGATTATTCATGCAGCTTTGGATAGGCCTATTGATACCGGGAAGAATAATGAGTCTATGCAGGTTCTTCGTAGTGCTGTCATGTCTCTTGCAAATAGGTCGTATGATGGATCTCTTACTGATTCATGTCACTGGGCTGATGGGATTCCTTTGAATCTTAGGATTTATGAAATGCTTCTACAGTCTTGCTTTGATGTTAATGATGAATCGtcaattattgatgattttgatgAGCTAATGGAACAAATTAAGAAGACATGGGGAATACTTGGATTGAACCAGACGTATCATAATCTCTGTTTTACTTGGGTTTTATTTCATCGATTTGTTGCCACTGGCCAGATGGATTTGGAGCTTCTGTCTGATGCTGATGGCCAGCTAGCTGAAGTTGCAAAAGATGCAAAGACAACAAAAGATTCTGAGTATTCCAAAATTTTGAGTTCTACATTGACTTCAATAATGGGATGGGCAGAGAAAAGGCTTCTTGCATACCATGAAACTTTTGATCGTGGAAACGTTGAAACTATGGAGGGAATTGTCTCTTTAGGGGTAGCAGCGGCTAAGATATTGGTTGAAGATATTTCTAATGAGTATCGTCGGAGGAGAAGAACTGAAGTCAATGTGGCTCGGGAAAGAATTGAAACTTACATCAGGTCGTCTCTACGTACTGCCTTTGCCCAG ATAATGGAGAAAGCAGATTCAAGCAGGAGGGCATCAAGAAACCAGCCAAATGCTCTCCCTCTCCTTGCAATTCTTGCAAAGGATGTAGGCAGCCTGGCAGTTCATGAAAAGCTAGAATTCAGTCCAATACTCAAGAGATGGCATCCTTTGGCAGCAGGTCTTGCTGTTGCCACTCTTCATGCATGCTATGGAAACGAATTGAAGCAGTTCATTTCAGGTATCACTGAGCTGAGCCCTGATGCTGTTCAAGTGTTAAGAGCTGCAGATCAGTTGGAGAAAGACCTTGTGCAGATAGCAGTTGAAGATTCAGTAGATAGTGATGACGGTGGCAAAGCAATAATCCGCGAGATGCCTCCTTATGAGGCTGAAGGTGCAATTGCCAATCTTGTGAAAATATGGATTAAGACTAGAATAGACAGACTAAAAGACTGGGTTGATAGAAATCTTCAGCAAGAG CTTTGGAGTCCACAAGCAAACCAGGAAGGATACGCTCCATCTTCTGTTGAAGTTCTGCGACTCATAAATGAAACTCTGGATGCATTCTTTGAGCTTCCAATCCCAATGCATCCTGCATTGCTTCCTGACCTGATGCACGGCCTCGATAGATGCCTTCAGTATTATGTTACCAAATCCAAATCTGGCTGTG GATCACGGAATTCATTTATTCCAACAATGCCAGCACTGACCAGATGCACTATTGGCTCAAAGTTTCAAGGCTTTGGGAAGAAAAAAGATAAATCTCCAAATTCTCAGAAGAGAAACTCTCAGGTTGCAACAAATGGGGATAGCTCTTTTGGGATACCACAGCTCTGTGTTCGCATAAATACTTTGCAGTGGATCCTAGGTGAATTTGATGTTCTGGAAAAAAGAATAATTACTCTTTTGCGGAACTCAGAATCTGCTCGAGAAGAAGATTTTTCAAATGGATTAGCAAGTAAGTTCGAACTATCTCCAGCTGCGTGTCTTGAAGGAATTCAGCAACTCTGTGAAGCTGCGGCATATAGAATTGTCTTCCATGATCTAAGCCATGTTTTATTGGATAGTTTGTATGTTGGAGATCCATCATCTTCCAGGATTGATCCGTATCTTCAGGAACTTGAGCGGAACTTAATGTTCATTTCAGACAGTGTTCATGAAAAAATTCGCACACGTATTATTACTGAAATAATGAGAGCTTCCTTCGATGGGTTCTTGCTTGTATTGCTTGCTGGAGGTCCCTCTCGTGCTTTTTCCCGGAAGGACTCGCAGATCATAGAGGATGATTTCAAATTTCTAAAGGAGCTGTTTTGGGCGAATGGGGACGGCTTACCTTCTGAAATAATAGACAAGTTTGCAACTCCCCTGAGGTCCATCCTTCCCCTTTTCAGGACAGACACAGAGACCCTCATTGAGCAGTTTAGACGGATAACACTTGAGACATATAAATCTTCCGCCCGGTCTAGAATTCCATTACCTCCAACTTCTGGACAGTGGAATCCATctgaaccaaatacattattACGTGTTTTATGCTATAGAAATGATGAATCAGCTTCTAGGTTTCTTAAAAAGACATACGATCTCCCTAAGAAACTGTAA
- the LOC123893695 gene encoding ultraviolet-B receptor UVR8-like isoform X2: MCSVKAGGMMSLGIDNHGTLWMWGNIPQESKEGGLSIVSSFIPTPVWDFHGRAVVKVACGNEHIVALVNATKSHEDEDLMCYSWGNNSHGQLGLGDRQSRLHPEVVKIFDEETPWTTYEVACGAFHTALLARKKKTGDTLESMCWTFGLSENGQLGHGTTQSALFPTPIKELPQNAYLISVDCGLFHTSVVSSTGDVWSWGMEKGLGLCPDANRSETGSGGDALSPFPISCKPNQPIFPGPVKVVCGAAHTVVVAQKGHEAWSWGRGRSGVLGNGKEMDSYTPTIVLWPPATEDLKEEELKSSDEQDKVAEKKTEVITETDEKLTSALTELKLLQSKLSIMEKYASILHGSIFGKPFDEQDIPVSMRNSGSLDIAKEWDNMLEAADNRKLVRMEMFYRDMLAGVKDKLMKRKIKEIIKECLQSSEVNNN; encoded by the coding sequence ATGTGTAGTGTCAAAGCAGGAGGAATGATGTCTCTGGGTATTGATAATCATGGCACCCTGTGGATGTGGGGTAACATCCCACAAGAAAGCAAAGAAGGCGGGTTATCTATTGTAAGCAGTTTCATTCCAACACCAGTCTGGGATTTTCATGGTCGAGCTGTTGTCAAGGTTGCATGTGGAAACGAGCATATTGTTGCTCTGGTTAATGCTACAAAATCTCATGAGGATGAAGATCTAATGTGCTACTCTTGGGGTAATAACAGTCATGGCCAGTTAGGCTTGGGGGATAGGCAGAGCAGGCTGCATCCAGAAgttgtaaaaatatttgacgAGGAGACTCCTTGGACAACTTATGAGGTAGCATGTGGCGCCTTTCACACTGCTTTGCTCGCTCGCAAAAAGAAAACTGGTGACACATTAGAAAgcatgtgctggacctttggtcTTAGTGAAAATGGCCAACTCGGGCATGGAACAACGCAGAGCGCTTTATTTCCTACGCCCATTAAAGAATTGCCACAAAATGCATATCTTATTTCTGTTGACTGTGGCTTATTTCATACAAGTGTTGTTTCCTCAACTGGTGATGTTTGGTCATGGGGAATGGAGAAAGGTCTTGGCTTATGTCCTGATGCTAATCGTTCTGAAACAGGTTCTGGTGGTGACGCCCTCTCTCCCTTTCCCATCTCATGCAAGCCAAATCAACCTATTTTTCCGGGTCCTGTGAAAGTCGTGTGTGGGGCAGCACATACTGTTGTTGTTGCACAGAAGGGACATGAGGCGTGGTCTTGGGGTAGGGGAAGGAGTGGAGTTCTTGGGAATGGTAAGGAAATGGATAGTTACACTCCCACCATTGTTCTGTGGCCTCCAGCGACAGAGGATCTCAAGGAAGAAGAATTGAAGAGCTCTGATGAGCAAGATAAGGTGGCAGAAAAGAAAACCGAAGTAATAACAGAGACAGATGAGAAATTAACCTCGGCGTTGACTGAGCTGAAGCTGCTTCAGTCAAAGCTATCTATAATGGAAAAGTATGCCAGTATACTTCATGGTTCTATTTTTGGAAAACCTTTTGATGAGCAAGATATCCCTGTTTCAATGCGGAATTCGGGTTCATTGGATATTGCAAAAGAATGGGACAACATGTTAGAGGCAGCAGATAATAGGAAGCTAGTTAGGATGGAAATGTTTTATCGCGACATGCTAGCTGGTGTCAAAGACAAATTAATGAAGAGAAAGATCAAGGAAATTATAAAGGAGTGTCTTCAATCCTCAGAAGTGAATAATAATTAG
- the LOC123893695 gene encoding ultraviolet-B receptor UVR8-like isoform X1 codes for MEDAGSYPNPDNLSRKIVDVAAGESHTLLLTGDGNVYTWGKGMFGRLGLGSQKDELSPIKLKFQNPNGTLGVDSVKIVGIAAGAYHSLALAEDGSVWCWGYNSYGQLGISGEDAYDSLVPCLISTFLELQPPDSSTGLFETEAKPSLKMCSVKAGGMMSLGIDNHGTLWMWGNIPQESKEGGLSIVSSFIPTPVWDFHGRAVVKVACGNEHIVALVNATKSHEDEDLMCYSWGNNSHGQLGLGDRQSRLHPEVVKIFDEETPWTTYEVACGAFHTALLARKKKTGDTLESMCWTFGLSENGQLGHGTTQSALFPTPIKELPQNAYLISVDCGLFHTSVVSSTGDVWSWGMEKGLGLCPDANRSETGSGGDALSPFPISCKPNQPIFPGPVKVVCGAAHTVVVAQKGHEAWSWGRGRSGVLGNGKEMDSYTPTIVLWPPATEDLKEEELKSSDEQDKVAEKKTEVITETDEKLTSALTELKLLQSKLSIMEKYASILHGSIFGKPFDEQDIPVSMRNSGSLDIAKEWDNMLEAADNRKLVRMEMFYRDMLAGVKDKLMKRKIKEIIKECLQSSEVNNN; via the exons ATGGAAGACGCCGGAAGTTATCCGAACCCCGACAACCTATCGCGCAAGATCGTTGACGTCGCTGCTGGTGAATCACACACTCTCCTTCTTACTG GAGATGGCAATGTGTACACTTGGGGTAAAGGAATGTTTGGAAGGCTTGGTCTTGGTTCTCAAAAAGATGAACTTTCGCCAATAAAGCTCAAATTTCAAAACCCTAATGGAACACTTGGGGTAGACTCTGTCAAAATAGTGGGAATTGCTGCTGGTGCTTATCATAGTCTTGCTCTTGCAG AAGATGGATCTGTTTGGTGCTGGGGTTACAATAGCT ATGGTCAACTTGGCATAAGTGGAGAGGATGCGTATGATTCCCTAGTTCCTTGCTTAATTAGCACGTTTCTTGAGCTGCAACCGCCCGATTCTTCAACAGGTCTATTTGAAACAGAAGCCAAACCATCACTAAAG ATGTGTAGTGTCAAAGCAGGAGGAATGATGTCTCTGGGTATTGATAATCATGGCACCCTGTGGATGTGGGGTAACATCCCACAAGAAAGCAAAGAAGGCGGGTTATCTATTGTAAGCAGTTTCATTCCAACACCAGTCTGGGATTTTCATGGTCGAGCTGTTGTCAAGGTTGCATGTGGAAACGAGCATATTGTTGCTCTGGTTAATGCTACAAAATCTCATGAGGATGAAGATCTAATGTGCTACTCTTGGGGTAATAACAGTCATGGCCAGTTAGGCTTGGGGGATAGGCAGAGCAGGCTGCATCCAGAAgttgtaaaaatatttgacgAGGAGACTCCTTGGACAACTTATGAGGTAGCATGTGGCGCCTTTCACACTGCTTTGCTCGCTCGCAAAAAGAAAACTGGTGACACATTAGAAAgcatgtgctggacctttggtcTTAGTGAAAATGGCCAACTCGGGCATGGAACAACGCAGAGCGCTTTATTTCCTACGCCCATTAAAGAATTGCCACAAAATGCATATCTTATTTCTGTTGACTGTGGCTTATTTCATACAAGTGTTGTTTCCTCAACTGGTGATGTTTGGTCATGGGGAATGGAGAAAGGTCTTGGCTTATGTCCTGATGCTAATCGTTCTGAAACAGGTTCTGGTGGTGACGCCCTCTCTCCCTTTCCCATCTCATGCAAGCCAAATCAACCTATTTTTCCGGGTCCTGTGAAAGTCGTGTGTGGGGCAGCACATACTGTTGTTGTTGCACAGAAGGGACATGAGGCGTGGTCTTGGGGTAGGGGAAGGAGTGGAGTTCTTGGGAATGGTAAGGAAATGGATAGTTACACTCCCACCATTGTTCTGTGGCCTCCAGCGACAGAGGATCTCAAGGAAGAAGAATTGAAGAGCTCTGATGAGCAAGATAAGGTGGCAGAAAAGAAAACCGAAGTAATAACAGAGACAGATGAGAAATTAACCTCGGCGTTGACTGAGCTGAAGCTGCTTCAGTCAAAGCTATCTATAATGGAAAAGTATGCCAGTATACTTCATGGTTCTATTTTTGGAAAACCTTTTGATGAGCAAGATATCCCTGTTTCAATGCGGAATTCGGGTTCATTGGATATTGCAAAAGAATGGGACAACATGTTAGAGGCAGCAGATAATAGGAAGCTAGTTAGGATGGAAATGTTTTATCGCGACATGCTAGCTGGTGTCAAAGACAAATTAATGAAGAGAAAGATCAAGGAAATTATAAAGGAGTGTCTTCAATCCTCAGAAGTGAATAATAATTAG
- the LOC123893694 gene encoding uncharacterized protein LOC123893694, with product MESVASNSNSTSPNNNNNNNRRRHSRFKHGQPISDRIVRALKHRLRLLHRSGSTFFIFGATGNVYTVTLSSTPSCTCPDRTTPCKHILFVMIRVLGVSQNDTCVRRRNLRPCQLQRLLNMPTLSEAVAGFKLRQRFHQLFFEGGTSSKKESDVEMEEGSSCPVCLEEMEKEERLVACGTCRNVIHEECLVRWKRSRGRRSASCVICRARWRDRTEQDKYVNLSAYVSEDDLMAQSSGGICTG from the coding sequence ATGGAGTCTGTTGCCTCCAATTCTAATTCAACATCAccaaataacaataacaataataaccGTCGTCGTCATTCTCGTTTCAAACACGGCCAACCAATCTCAGACAGAATAGTTAGAGCTCTCAAACACCGTCTCCGTCTCCTCCATCGTTCCGGCTCAACTTTCTTCATATTTGGCGCAACAGGTAATGTCTACACGGTAACCCTATCGTCAACTCCCTCGTGCACGTGCCCTGACCGGACAACACCGTGCAAACACATCCTCTTCGTTATGATTCGAGTATTAGGCGTTTCACAGAACGACACATGTGTCCGTAGAAGAAACCTACGACCGTGTCAGCTTCAACGACTTCTTAACATGCCAACATTGTCCGAAGCGGTTGCAGGGTTTAAACTTCGACAAAGGTTTCATCAGTTGTTTTTCGAAGGAGGGACGTCGTCGAAGAAGGAGAGTGATGTAGAGATGGAAGAAGGTTCTTCTTGTCCTGTTTGTCTTGAAGAAATGGAGAAGGAAGAGAGATTGGTGGCTTGTGGAACATGTAGGAATGTTATTCATGAAGAGTGTTTGGTTAGATGGAAGAGAAGTAGAGGAAGAAGATCAGCTAGTTGTGTGATTTGTAGGGCAAGGTGGAGGGATAGAACAGAACAAGATAAGTATGTTAATTTATCTGCTTATGTTAGTGAGGATGATTTGATGGCACAATCATCTGGGGGTATTTGCACTGGCTAG